The Rhinatrema bivittatum chromosome 4, aRhiBiv1.1, whole genome shotgun sequence genome window below encodes:
- the BHLHE41 gene encoding class E basic helix-loop-helix protein 41 translates to MDEGIPRLQERQLLEHRDFIGMDYPSLYMCKPRRGMKRDESKETYKLPHRLIEKKRRDRINECIAQLKDLLPEHLKLTTLGHLEKAVVLELTLKHLKALTALTEQQHQKIIAFQNGERSLKSPIQSDLDAFHSGFQSCAKEVLQYLSRYESWTPREQRCAQLINHLHSLSNQLLPGPLLTQQVSESKRSAQDHSSCKTEHQANCVPVIQRIQNVELNENDTDTDSGYGGESEKQEGKAEAARNLSQSQAVRNIAIKKEPVDELPPKRFKRECPGGREPALRADAALLSSLMAFGGAPFGQQAPLCLPFYFISPSAATAYMPFLEKHSMEKYLYPATAAGSIPLLYPGISAAAAAAAVPCLSSALTPDRICPVPSTLQSDDTSPSLCAFPMAAAPLAGELDSPRQDLLQPAEESD, encoded by the exons ATGGACGAAGGAATTCCTCGTTTGCAGGAAAGACAGTTGCTGGAGCACAGAGATTTCATAGG AATGGACTATCCATCTTTATATATGTGTAAACCTAGAAGAGGCATGAAGCGTGATGAAAGCAAG GAAACATACAAACTACCACATAGATTGATAGAAAAGAAACGACGGGATAGGATTAATGAGTGTATAGCTCAGCTGAAAGATTTGTTGCCTGAACATCTGAAACTGACG ACATTAGGGCATCTGGAGAAGGCTGTAGTTTTGGAGTTAACTTTGAAACACTTGAAAGCTTTAACAGCCTTAACAGAACAGCAGCATCAGAAGATAATTGCTTTTCAGAATG GGGAGCGATCTCTGAAATCCCCCATACAGTCAGATTTGGATGCCTTCCACTCTGGATTTCAGTCTTGTGCCAAAGAAGTCTTGCAGTACCTTTCCCGGTATGAAAGCTGGACTCCCAGGGAGCAGAGATGTGCCCAGCTCATCAATCATTTGCACTCCCTCTCCAACCAGTTGTTACCTGGCCCACTGCTGACTCAGCAAGTTTCTGAGAGCAAAAGATCTGCACAAGATCACAGCAGCTGCAAAACAGAACATCAGGCAAACTGTGTCCCAGTGATTCAGAGGATACAGAATGTGGAGCTGAATGAGAATGATACGGACACAGACAGTGGCTATGGTGGAGAAAGTGAGAAGCAGGAAGGAAAAGCTGAGGCAGCCAGGAACCTGAGCCAATCCCAAGCAGTCAGGAATATTGCCATCAAAAAGGAACCTGTAGATGAGCTACCACCTAAGAGGTTTAAGAGGGAGTGCCCAGGTGGCAGGGAGCCAGCACTCAGAGCTGATGCAGCCTTGCTCAGTTCCCTCATGGCCTTCGGGGGTGCTCCCTTTGGCCAGCAAGCACCGCTGTGCCTGCCTTTCTATTTCATTTCCCCATCTGCAGCCACTGCCTACATGCCCTTCCTAGAGAAGCACAGCATGGAGAAGTATCTGTATCCGGCGACAGCAGCAGGTTCCATCCCACTGCTGTACCCTGGGAtctctgcagctgctgctgctgctgctgtcccctGCCTCTCCTCAGCACTGACACCGGACAGGATCTGCCCTGTCCCATCTACATTGCAGAGCGATGATACATCCCCATCCCTCTGTGCTTTCCCAATGGCAGCAGCGCCTTTAGCTGGGGAACTGGACAGTCCCAGGCAGGACCTGTTGCAGCCTGCAGAGGAAAGTGACTGA